TACCAGAACACCCGGCAGCCCCTGGCTGCCACCACGGAGGGGGATGGACGGTGCGGGAGATGCTGTTTGCCGCGACCATCGCCCGGGGCCGGCCCTACATCATCACCCACGGGACGAGCCGGGATGACGTGGCCATGAAGGCGCTGAACCTGCTGGGCCGCCTGGGCCTGGGCGGGCCCCTGCCCCTTTTCATCGGTACTCCGGCCGACATTGGCGAGCACCTTGGTGCTACCGGGCGGGTCCTGCTGCGCCGCTACCTCCGGACCCTGGCCGGTTTGCCGGTGCAACCGGACCCCGTCACCATGGACGAACGCCGCCGGCAGATCCTGGATCTGCGGGACCGTGCGGCCTGCCCGCTGCAGCCTTCTCACCTGGCGGAAGCCATTTTCTTCGACGGCGCCGACCCGGCGGATCCTGCCGTCCGGCGCCGCCTGGCCGCTTCCATCGGGTCTTCCGCCGCTCCGGCTGGAGGCGATACCTCCACCACCGCTTCCGGGGACGAACCGGCCGCGGCGGAGGACGGCCCCGGGGGCGATGAGGAACAGGACGCGCCGCAGGAACAGGAGGAAGGACTGGTCATCTTCGGCATCGGCACCGTCCGCAGCGACGACGATCCCGACGGCCAACCCCGGACCGGCGCCTTCATTGGGTTTGGAACCGGCCGCCTCTCCGGCTCCGCGCCCCGCGGCACCGGCCGGAAGCCATCGGGGGCCCGGCGGGTGACCCTGGAGGTGTGCCGGGTCCTTGGCCTTCGGCGCCCGAACCGGTGGGCACGCCAGTACGTGGAGCATGCGGTCGCCCACCTCGCCACCATCCCGGAAGATCACCCCGACACCGCCTGGCCGGGCACCGAGCTGGAAGCCCCCGAGGATTTGCAGGCGTGGCTGGCCGGTTATCCCCTGGCCCTGGATTGCATCGAGGCAGCCTGGAAGGCCTTTGGTCTGGGGGACAACGTGTGGGAAGATCTTGAACTCGGCCTGGAGTGGATGAGCAAGCAGGTCTTCGACCTGACCTACCGCTACCTGGCCCGGCTCTGCTAGTATCACCGCCAGCGGCGGTCAGGGTCAGAGCTGGGGTGGGCCCCTCTGGGGCCCACCCCCGATCGTTAGTTGAACCCTGCAACTGCCCATCAATGCTATCCTCGGACGGGTTTTGCTCCCGCGAAGGTAGGATCCGGCACCGCCCGGATCGCCGGTGGTCCCAGCGGCTTCAGGGATTCACGGTTCCGGTGTCGAATGTTCCTTTCCTCAGGTCCAGGTCATCAGCCCTGCACCTGTGCGCCTGATTCGGTCAGTAAAGGAGGTTGGTCATGAACCCGCCCTCAAGCGCAGGGCCATCCAGCCCCCTGCCGTCTCGGGAGGCCGCGGGCCCATCCCAGCCCGTCCGGTTCTTCTACAACGGGCGCATCTTCACCGCCGACCCGGACCAGCCCGAGGCCGAAGCCATGGTCGTGGCAAACGGCCGCATCCTCTGGATCGGCCGGCAGCAGGACGCCAACCCCGGCACCGGCGTGGAACGGGTTGACCTGCAAGGTTGCCGGGTCATCCCCGGCATCATCGATGCCCACATGCATCCCCTGTTCCTTGCCGAAACCGCACAGCAGATTGCCTGCCTACCTCCGGCCGCCCATTCGCTCGACGACATCATCGAGGCCGTGCGGCGAAGGCGGGCGGAGCTAGGCCGGCTGCCCCTAGCCCCGGGTGGCCCGGGGGGAGCGGGCCGGCAAGGCCGGAACCCCGGCGGAACCGGTCTGGCAAGCCGTGGCGAAGGCCCTGGTGGGAACGGAAGCGGCCATGCCCAGGCGGCCCGGAGCCCATCCGGCGGAGAGGAGGCCGGACGGTCCGTGCCCGGATCCGGCGCCGCCGGTTCGTCCGGCACCCTGCCCTGGATCCTGGGCTGGGGTTACGACGAGGGCAAGCTGGCCGAGGGCCGAGCCCCGACCCGCTGGGATCTGGACCGGGGGGCCTCCGATGTACCCGTGGTCCTGACCCGCATCTGCTACCACGTGGTGGCGGTGAACAGCAAGGCCCTTGAGCTGGCGGGGATCACCCGCGAGACGCCGGACCCGCCGGGTGGCCGGATCGACCGGGACGAACACGGCGAGCCCACGGGCATCCTGCGGGAGTCGGCCCGGTACCTGGTCCTGGACCGCATCCCCACCCCGCCCCCCGCGGCGTGGGCCCAGATGCTGGCCAACCTCAGTCCCTTCCTCTTCGCCCGGGGGATTACCGGGATCACCGACATGATGGCCCGGCGCCGGCCGGTCGACGACCTGGCCCTTTACCGGGACGCCCACGCCCGCGGCTTGCGGCAGCGGGTGGTGCTCTACTACCTGTGGGAGCACCTCCGCGATGAGCCTCCCTCCGCCCTCCGGCCCGAGGCGCTGCCAGGGCCCGGCCAGCCGGTGGCCGTCGGCGGCATCAAGGTCTTTGCCGACGGCAGCATCTCCGGCCGCACCGCGTGGGTCGACCCGCCCTTCAGCTCCCCGGGCGCCCCCTCCCCCGAGGATTCCGGCCTGGCCATGACCACCGCGGCCGAGCTTCTGGAGGCGGCAACTGCCGCCCGGCGGCTCGGGGTGCAGCTGGCCGTCCACGCCATGGGCAACCGGGCCATCGACCTGGTGGTGAACAGCCTGGCCCGCCTGCCGGGCCGGCTGGACGGCCCGGGCTGGCTGGACGGCAGCCCCTCCATCCGCTTGGAGCACGCCACCCTGGCATCCCCCGCGGCCATGGCGGAAGCCGCCCGGGCGGGCATCGCCTTCGTCCCCCAGCCCATCTTCCTGTTCGCGGAGGTCGAAAGCTACCTGAACAACCTGGGCCCGGAACGGGCGTCGCGGGCCTACGCCCTGCGGTCCATGCTGGCCGCCGGGGTGCAGGTGGCGCTGTCATCGGACGCCCCGGCCACCTCCTGGGCCGACCCGGCCAGCCCCTTTGCCAACCTCAAGATGGCCGTCACCCGGCGGGCATCCAACGGGATGGTGCTGGGTCCGGACGAGGCGATCCCCCTGGATGTGGCCCTGACCCTGTATACCCGGGAGGCGGCCCGGGTCACCCGGATGCCCGGCACCGGCCAGCTCAAAGCCGGCTTTGCGGCGGATTTCGTGGTCCTGGATCGGGACGTGCTGGCGGCCGGACCGGACACCGCGGCGGAGCTCGACGCGGTACGGGTGCTGGCCACGTATCTGGACGGAGAGCGGGTCTACGAGGCTTAGCCGGCGGCCCAGGCGGTGTTGCATCTGCGCCCGCATGAAGCCGGCAACCGGTGGGGAGGCGGGAACGGGTGACGGCGCCCGCCGTCTATCAAGAGGGGTGACGCGGAGGGTGACGCGAAGCTGGTCGCACCCGTGCCCTCCCGGGCAGGCGCCGTGCATCCCGCGCCGTGCCTTACGCGAAGTCAGCCGCAAGAAGTCACCCTGAACCCTTACAGGATTTGGAGCACTGGAAGGCGAACGGCAGAGTGGCGCGGCCGGCCGCCTGCGCCGGCGGCCAGCCAGCAACCAGCAGAGGGAAGGCCGGAGGGGGCGATGGACCTGGGGTTGAACAAGCCGAACAAGCGGGGCCAGCACGCCGGTTCCCTCCCGCGGCGGCGACGGGTCCGGGCGGTACTGGCGGTCTTGTTGGCGATGCTGACCGCGCTGCTCGTGAACGTCGCCTTTGCACTGGCGCCGGCAGGCACCGGTTCCTGGCCACCCAGGGTTGAAGCAGCCACTCCCGGCGGTCCGGCCTCGTCCGGCAACGAACCCCGGCTGGAGGTGGCCGCCGGTTACGGCCGGCAACCGGCGGGCGGCCCGTGGGTGCCCGCCCAGGTCTCCATCACCCACCCGGGTCCGGAAACCTTCCGGGGCACCCTGGAGATCGCGGGGGTGGTTGTCGCCCCTTCCTTCGGCTCGCCCGCATCGCCCGTGGCCATCCCGCCCGGCCGGGGCAGGGCCTTCGTCGATGCCATCCGCTGGCGGCAGCCCGTGGAGGTTCCCGCCGGAGCCACCCGCACGGTGATCGTCCCCGTGGCCATCGGCCCCCGGGAAACCCCCGTGATGGGTCTCGACGTCCGGCTGCGGGACGAACGCGGCCAGGTCGTGGCCCTGGCCCCCCTACCCGTGGGTCGCGGCCGGTTTTCCGACGTCCTCATCGCTCTCCTGGCCGAGCGTGACATCCCGTATCTGGGCGCCCTTCCCGCGCCCCGGGGCGGCTCGGCCAGCGTGGAGCGCCTCGACCCGCAGCTGGCCCCCCGTACCACGGTGGGCTGGGCCAATTTCGACCTGGTGGTGGTCGATGGCGCCGCGGCCCTGCGCCGGCTGGACGGGGACCAGCGGAACGCCCTGGCCACCTGGGTCCAGCTGGGCGGAACGCTGCTGGTGGGAACAGGCCCCGATGCCACCGCCGTGGCGGACCTGCTGGGCCCCCGGGTCTTTCCATGGGAGGTGGCGGGGAGCACCACCACCAGCCCCCTCGATGAGGCCGTCATGTGGGCTCGGGTGATCGACCCCAGGACCCCGGCCCCGCCGGCCGATACCCCGGTGGTGGCCGCCCGGCTCCGGCCTGCCGGGGCGGGCCATGCCGGCAGCGCGGCCAGCGCCGGCTCGGCCCCCCTGGGATCCATCGCCCGGGTGGGCTTCGGCCGGGTTTACGCCTGGTCGACCCGGCTCGACGCCGAGCCCTGGCTCAGCTGGCCGGGGACCCCGAACGCCCTGGCCAGCTGGCTGGGAAGCGACCTGACCCCGCCCTCCACCCGGCTGGCCACGTCCGTCGCGGCCCAGGTGGGCATGGGGATGATGACGCCGGGGTCATCACGGGCGCCGGCGCCGGTCGACATGCCCACCACGCTGGACGCCGGCGGGTACCGGTTCCTGGTGCAGGCGCTGCTGCGCGCCCTCGGATCCCACCAGGCTCCCTGGCAGCTGGTGGAACTCTGGCGCAGCGGCGCCCAGGATCTGCCGGGATTGCAGTTCCCCTCGACGGCGGTGCTGATCGGCGGGGTGATTGCCTACCTCCTTCTCATCGGTCCCGTCACCTTCCGGTGGCTGGGGCGGAAGCGACGCCGCCCCTGGGCCTGGGTGGTGGTCCCCGCCCTGGCCCTGCTGGTCATCGGGGCGTCGTACGCCAGCGGTGCCGTGGCAGGCCGCGGGGTCCCCCATACCGGGGCCGGGTTCCTCCTTCTGGACGAAACCGGCACCCGCGGGGTCTGGGCGGGGATGGTCTCCGCCTACCGCCCCGGCGGCAGGGCCCGGCTGATCCTGCGCAACGGGACCCTGGTCACCGCACCTGATGCCGGCATGGGGTTTGGCCCCTTCGACCGGCCGGCGGACAACCGCACCCTCGAGGCGGAGGTCACCCCACGGGGACTGGAGGTGACGTGGCCCGCCTCGGCCGGACAGGTGATCCCCGTGGCAGCCCACCTGGATCTGCAGCTCGATGCCGGAAGCCCGGCGGGAGGGCTGGTAGCCCGGTGGTTCCCCACCGGAGACGGCCGCTGGCGCGTGGAGGTCACCAACGGGCTTGGGGTGCGGCTTTCGGGGGTGCTGCTGTTGCAGGGGGGCGGGGTGGTGGCGCGCTTCGGCGACCTGGACCCGGGCGAGCAGGCGGTGCAGGAGGTCCGGGTCTTCGACCGGCCGTCCACCCCCTCGAGCAGCCTGGTGCCGGGCAGCCTCGGCAGCGGCGTGCCTGGTGGCGGCTTGGCTGGCGCGGGAACGGTTTTCAGGGCGGACATCGCCACCCTGCGCCAGCGGGCCCGCCTTGAACAGGCCCTGGAATCGCTGTTGCCTGCCGTCGCTGGCGACGCCGTGCTGGTGGCGGGTATCCAGGGGACTCCTGTGGTGGCCGGTCGCACCGGGGGCGCGGTGCCGCCCTCACCCCCCGGGACGGGGGGATCCGGGGCGGGGGGATCCGAGGCCATCCCGCCCTCCCAGTGGGATCCCAACGGCTACACGCTGCTCCTGGCACCGGTCACCGCACCCGGCCTGGACACCGAGGCACCGGCCGCGCCCCAGGCGGGTGGGCCCGGAGGACCCGGCACCAGCCCGGCCACCGAAAGACCGCTGCCGGCCTTCACCGCCAGCAACGCCATCTGGCCGGCCATGACGCGGTTGCTGCGGGCCAGCGAGGTCTTCGTGCCGGATCCCGATACCGTTCGGCTACGCTCGGGCGAGGCGGTGATGGAGTGGCGGCCACCGGCGGCCGTCACCGCGGCTGCCCGCCGGCTGGCGATCGAGCTGCAGTACCGTGGCAGGTTCTCCGCCCCGCCGGCTTCGGCGCAGGTGGCCGTGGACGTTTACGACTTCAGCGCCGGCCGGTGGGTACCAGTCAAGGCCTTTCAGGGTGGCCTGGCCCCCGACGCCCCATCCTGGGTGGCCAGCGGTGTCACGGTGACCGGCGATCAGGTGGTGGTCGAGGGTGAAGCCCTGCACCGCTTCCTCCCGCCCGGGGGCCGCCTGCTGGTTCGCTTGTCCGGCCCGCAGGGTGAGGAGATGGTCCTGGGCCGGCCGGTCCTCTCGCTGGAGGTGAGCCCGTGAGCACCCAGGAAGCGCCGCGGCGGCACGGTCCGCAGGACGTCAAGGCCGGTGGGGGCGAGACCGGTGGGAGGGATGGCCGCGGCGAGCCCGGTCCCATCGGGGCCCACAGCCACGAGGCCGGCAGCAGCGAGCCTGCCATCGTCACCCGCCGCCTGCGCCGGCTGTACGGCCGGGTCGAGGCCCTGGCGGGCATCGACATGGTGGTGCCCCAGGGGGCGATCTACGGGTTCATCGGTCCCAACGGCGCCGGCAAGACCACCTGCCTCCGCATCCTGGCCGGCCTGCTCGACCCTTCGGGCGGCGAGGCCCGGGTATGCGGGGTCGACGTGACCCGCCAGCGAAGCGAGCTGGCGGGCGTCATCGGCTACATGCCGGACTTCTTCGGGGTTTACGACGACCTCACCGTCACGGAGTACCTGGATTTCTACGCCGCCTGTTACGGCCTGCGGGGTCCGGCCGCCCGGCGCCGCCGCGATGCCCTGCTGGAGCTGGTCGACCTGGCGGGCAAGGCAGGCGAGCCCGTCAACGGCCTGTCCCGGGGCATGAAGCAGCGCCTGGGCCTGGCCCGCGCCCTGATCCACGACCCCCAGGTCCTTCTCCTGGACGAACCGGCCAGCGGCCTGGACCCGGCCGCCCGCATCGAGTTTCGCGAGCTCATGAAGGAGCTGGCGGCCATGGGCAAGACCCTGGTGGTCAGCTCCCACATCCTGAGCGAGCTGGCCGACTTCTGCACCCACATCGGCATCCTCCACCGGGGCCGGCTGCTGGTCTCGGGCACCATGGACCAGGTGCTGGCCGCCGTGCGGCGGCGGTCGGCCCGGTTCCACCTGCTGGTTCCGCCCCAGGACGAGCCCGAGGCCGTGGCCGCCCGGGCCCGCCAGGTCCTGGCCAGCCTGCCGGCGGTGACCCGGGTGGAGATGGAGCCCACCGGCGCGGAGGCCTCGCGGGTCGAAGGGGTGCTGGATTTCGCCGGCGGCCCGGCCACCCTGGCCACCGCCAACGCCCGGCTGGTGGAAGCGGGCCTGATGGTCAGCCACTTGGCCGAGCTGGGCGGCAGCCTGGAAGAGGCCTTCCTCTATGCCGTCGAAACCCTGGCGGGCAGCCCCGCCGGGTCCATTGGCCCCGGCGGTGGGGGTAAAGCCGGCCGCCCGGAGGGCGGGCGCGGGGAAGCCGGCGGCGGGGAGGCCGGCGGCGGGGAGGGGGCCGGCAGGCGGGCGGAACCCCTGGGGCCCGTGGCCTCAGGGGCGCGGAGCTGGCGGCCTTGGCGACGGCGTGGAAGGGGAGGTGGCGGCAGTGCCCGCTAAGGAGGCGGCCTGGCGAGTCAAGGAAGCGGCCTGGCGAGAGGCGCTGCGCCAGAAACTGGGCGGTCTCCTGGCACCCACCCCGCTGAACCCCATCATCGAGCTGGAGTTCCGGGCCCGGATGCGCCGCAGCCGGACGGTGGTCCTCCTGGTGGCCTACGTGGCCGTGGTGGCGGCCGTGTTCGTCCTGGGCGTGGTGCTGTCGGGCATCAACCGGGCCAGCGGGCTCCACGCCAGCCCCTATGAGGTCAGCTGGCTGCTCTTCCAGGCGATGATGCTGGCGGAACTGGTGCTCACCGGCGCCGTGGCCGGGGCTTCGGGCGCCGGCGCCATCAGCGGCGAGCGGGAGCGGCAGACCCTGGACGTGCTCCTGACGACCCGGCTGCCCGCGTGGCGCATCATGACCGGCAAGCTGGTGGCCGCCGTCGCCCTCTCCCTCTGGCTGGTGGTGGCCTCCTTTCCCGTCTTCCTGCCCTTGTTCCGGTTCAATGCGGTGGATCCCGGCACGCTGCTGAAGGTCGGCGCGGTGTTCGCCGCCAGCGGCCTGGCCTGGGCCGCCCTGGGCCTGTTCTTCTCCACCCTGTTCCGCCGGACCATCCCGGCGGTCATCGCCACGTACGCCACGGCCTCCGGCTGGGTCATCCTGACCCTGATCAGCCGGACCCTGCTCAACGCCCTGCGCCAGGGGCCGCCCTACGGCCCGCTCCCTCCCCAGCCCGTGGGCCCGCTGGCCGTGGAGGTGGCCAGCCCGGTGCTGGCGCTGCTCTACGCCATGCGCTCGCCCTTCCTCGAAGCCTGGAACTGGATTGCCGGCAGCATCGCCGTGCCGCCTTCCCCGTCGCCGGTGGCCCCCTTGACGCCGGCACACAACCGGCTGACGGTGGCCGCTCGAGTGGCGGCCCACCTGGGGGCCGATGGCTACTTCTGGCTTTATGTCGCCATTGCGCTGCTCGTGACCTTCGTCCTGACGGCGGCCGCAACCCTCTTGCTGAACCGCCGCCGGGCGGAAGGCTGAGGCCGCGGGAAGGGAAGGAAGGGGAAGGAAGGGGCAGGCAAGGCGAGGGAAGGGAAGCCGAGTCAAGGGGAGGGGGTCGGGCCGGTGGAGGATCACCCCCCTGCAAGGGAGCATGGCGCCATGAGGTTCCGCCGCCGCACCGGACCCGGAGCGGCAGCCAACATCCGCCCGGAAGAGGACCGGCAGGCAGGGGGCGGCTCGCAGCGGGGCGACCGCAGCGGGCACCGACGGGGCTTGCGCGGGTCGGGTTCGCACGGGACCCGCGCCGCCCCCGGCGTGGCGGGCAGCATCCGGGAGCAGCCCCAGGGGCTGCCCAGCGAGACGGCCGGGGAGGGGGCGGGTGCCCAGATCCGCTCTGCCCTGGCGCCCTGGCGGAGACGGCTGCGGCGCCGGCACTTCCTGGCCCACGGCCTGGCCGGCCTGGTCCTGGCCGCCGGGCTGGCGCTGCCGGCGCTGGTGACGGACCGCTGGCTCGTCGACCCGGTGGGCCGCACCACCGCCCTCGCCGTGGCCGCCCTCACCTTGGCCGCCGCGGCCGTGCGGGCCTGGATCACCACACCGGGCTGGACCGAAGCCGCCCGGGCGGCGGATGCCGCAGCCAACCTGGGGGAGCAGGCCCTGACGGCCCTGCACCCCGATCCCCTGGTGCCGGCCGCCATGACCCTTCTGCAGCGCCGGCGGGCCCTGGCTGCCCTGCGACAAGCCGACCCTCGGCACCTGCCCGTCGCCCCCCGGCGCTGGCGGCGATGGGCGGCGGTGGCCCTGCTGGCGCTGGCTGCGGACGCTGCCCTCTGGCTGGCCCCTCACCCCCTGGCCCCGGCCCGCGCCCAGCGGGCCCAGTGGCGGGCCGAGCTGGCCCGCCTGGAAAGGCAGGTCAAGGCCCTTGAGGAAAGCCTTCCCGCCACCGTGAACCCACCGGGGGAGGAACCCGGCACCCCGGCCCCCGCGGGCGCCGGGACCCGCCCGCCGGAGGACCGGCCGCAGGCCGGCGGCGAGGAGGACGCGGATGGCGCCCCCTCCCCCTCGGGCGCCAGTCTCCGCGGGCCGGAACCGGAGGGGCCCGATCCCGGCGGCCCGCCTGGCCGCCAGCCCGGAGGTTCCCGGGAGCAGGCGGCCGCCGGCGGATCCCGCGGCAGCCGGCCGGCCGGGGCACCCAGAGGGGGGACGGGGGAAGGTTCCGCATCATCCCCGGTCGATAACGCCTTGTCGGGAGCCCTGCACACCCTGGCCCGGCAGCTGCAGGAGGCTCGAGCCAGCCTGGATCCTGCGGCCCTGGCCCAGGCGGCCGCAACCGCCCAGCGGGCAGCCGACCTGGCCCGGGCCGCCGCGGCGGCCGCACCGGAAACCCGGCTCCCGGCGCCGGCGACGCCAGGGGAGACACGAACGCCGGGGGCGGCAGAAACGGCGGGCGTCACGGGAGGCGCTGCCCAGGAGGCGGCCGCCGGGCTGCAGGCACTGGCCAGCCAACTCTCCACGCTGGCCGGGGGATTGGAGGTTCTGGCCGGGCAGGTGGCCCTGGCCGGCCTCGCCCGGGGGCGCAGCGGCCCCGGAACCGCCCCCTTCGTCCCTGGACAGGGCAGTGGTCCGGACGGCGCGGGAAGCCCGGCCGGGGGAGGGAACGGGCTGGCGTCAGGTAGCCCCCCCCGGCTCCGAACAGGGGATAGCGCCGGGAACTGCACCGGGGTCAACCCCCGGGCCCGGCGCGGGCGCCGGCGGCGGATCCGGCGGGGCGCCTGGGAGCGGGCCCGGCGGCGGTGGCGCGGCCCAGGGAGCCGGCGGTGCAGGGTGGGGCCGGGGCACCACCGGCTCGCCGCTGGCCGGCGGGCTGGCATCCAGCCTGCCCGGCGGCACCGTCCAGGGACTTCCGGGCGGCCAGGCGCCGGGCTCCCTCACCCTTCCCGGCTGGGCG
This is a stretch of genomic DNA from Thermaerobacter sp. PB12/4term. It encodes these proteins:
- a CDS encoding ABC transporter ATP-binding protein, producing the protein MSTQEAPRRHGPQDVKAGGGETGGRDGRGEPGPIGAHSHEAGSSEPAIVTRRLRRLYGRVEALAGIDMVVPQGAIYGFIGPNGAGKTTCLRILAGLLDPSGGEARVCGVDVTRQRSELAGVIGYMPDFFGVYDDLTVTEYLDFYAACYGLRGPAARRRRDALLELVDLAGKAGEPVNGLSRGMKQRLGLARALIHDPQVLLLDEPASGLDPAARIEFRELMKELAAMGKTLVVSSHILSELADFCTHIGILHRGRLLVSGTMDQVLAAVRRRSARFHLLVPPQDEPEAVAARARQVLASLPAVTRVEMEPTGAEASRVEGVLDFAGGPATLATANARLVEAGLMVSHLAELGGSLEEAFLYAVETLAGSPAGSIGPGGGGKAGRPEGGRGEAGGGEAGGGEGAGRRAEPLGPVASGARSWRPWRRRGRGGGGSAR
- a CDS encoding ABC transporter permease, translated to MPAKEAAWRVKEAAWREALRQKLGGLLAPTPLNPIIELEFRARMRRSRTVVLLVAYVAVVAAVFVLGVVLSGINRASGLHASPYEVSWLLFQAMMLAELVLTGAVAGASGAGAISGERERQTLDVLLTTRLPAWRIMTGKLVAAVALSLWLVVASFPVFLPLFRFNAVDPGTLLKVGAVFAASGLAWAALGLFFSTLFRRTIPAVIATYATASGWVILTLISRTLLNALRQGPPYGPLPPQPVGPLAVEVASPVLALLYAMRSPFLEAWNWIAGSIAVPPSPSPVAPLTPAHNRLTVAARVAAHLGADGYFWLYVAIALLVTFVLTAAATLLLNRRRAEG
- a CDS encoding amidohydrolase; this translates as MNPPSSAGPSSPLPSREAAGPSQPVRFFYNGRIFTADPDQPEAEAMVVANGRILWIGRQQDANPGTGVERVDLQGCRVIPGIIDAHMHPLFLAETAQQIACLPPAAHSLDDIIEAVRRRRAELGRLPLAPGGPGGAGRQGRNPGGTGLASRGEGPGGNGSGHAQAARSPSGGEEAGRSVPGSGAAGSSGTLPWILGWGYDEGKLAEGRAPTRWDLDRGASDVPVVLTRICYHVVAVNSKALELAGITRETPDPPGGRIDRDEHGEPTGILRESARYLVLDRIPTPPPAAWAQMLANLSPFLFARGITGITDMMARRRPVDDLALYRDAHARGLRQRVVLYYLWEHLRDEPPSALRPEALPGPGQPVAVGGIKVFADGSISGRTAWVDPPFSSPGAPSPEDSGLAMTTAAELLEAATAARRLGVQLAVHAMGNRAIDLVVNSLARLPGRLDGPGWLDGSPSIRLEHATLASPAAMAEAARAGIAFVPQPIFLFAEVESYLNNLGPERASRAYALRSMLAAGVQVALSSDAPATSWADPASPFANLKMAVTRRASNGMVLGPDEAIPLDVALTLYTREAARVTRMPGTGQLKAGFAADFVVLDRDVLAAGPDTAAELDAVRVLATYLDGERVYEA